A region of the Acipenser ruthenus unplaced genomic scaffold, fAciRut3.2 maternal haplotype, whole genome shotgun sequence genome:
ACATCACCCTCACTGTAACAATACGAAATATCACTGTGAGCGCTGTGCAGATAGCAgggtgttcacacacacacacactcagtgagacacacacacacagcgagttgCACACACCACTCATGAAGAAGCTGTCCCGCgtcgtctcctcctcctcctcctcctcctccgccccGGGGCCCCTCCCCTGCACCCCGGCTGGCTCCCGCGGGGCTCTCCTGCGGTTCAGGACGCGCTCCAGCTGCTGGTAGTGTTGGAAGGCTCTGTGCTCGCTGCCCCCCCTGGCCAGGCTCTCTTTGCAGCGCTTGTGCTCCTGTTTCAGTTTCTTGATCTTGCCCCGGCACTGCACGGCGCTGCGCTGGACCCCCATGCGCCGCAGGGCCGCAGCGATGCGCTCGAACACCTGGATGTTCCGGAACGTCTCGCTCAGCTCCGCCTGGAAGCGCTCCTGACCCCACACCGAGATCAGAGCTGTGATGTCATCGTGATCCCAGGGAGCAGCGATCTTacctggggagaggagagaggagaggggagaggagaggagagaagagagacgggagaggggagaggggagagaagaggggagaggaaaggggagaggaaaggggagagaggagaggggagaggggagaggggagaggggagaggggagagaaggagaggagagaaggggagagaggggagaggagaagaggggagagaggagaggagaggggggagaggaggagagagaggagagaagagagaggagaggagagaggagagagaaggagagaaggggagaggagaggagagaagagagaggagagaggagagaggagagaggagaagaggggagaggagaggagagagggaggagaggggggagaggagaggatagaggggggaggagagatggGAGAAGGAAAGGTCAACACTGCAAGAACAGCAGCCGTGATAGAAACGTGGCTGCCTGCAGCTGCTTGCTCACAGCAGGACCTCACGCAAGCTACTTACGGGGGGGGGGCGTGGTCCACTGGTCCGAACCCAGGGCCGCCGGAGAGGGGGGGGGCCGCGGCTGGAGAAACAGAAGACAGCAATCAGCAACGCCAGCCAGCCGAACCCAGGGCCGCGCAGCGCAGCACTCAGGGAGGGAACACGGACTGCTGCTTTATAACAGTGAGGCGTCCGTGTGATGTGTGTGTAAGAGGCCTCTCCCCTCTGCCCTGTTCAGAACGACGTGTATGGAGAGAGTCGGCCCTCTTCATCACCGCTCTGTACACTTACCTCCGCCTCCGCTGAGGCACGCCGCGTTCACAAGCCTCCCGTCCGCGCTAGGCGTTGACGTGGAAACGGTCCAGGCTGTCAGCGTGTCGTTGCGGTTGTTAACGGCGCTATCATGCACAGCCCAGTTCAAAGCCGGCAGGTGCTGGACCGCCTCCCTCACGATTTGGATCGAATCCACCGGTACCGGGTCTTCTTGTTTCACAGAAATGATGTTCAGTCCGGCAGTGACGTCATCCTCGTACACGTCACCCGGGTCCGAACCCTCCTCCTGCTGCTCCTCCTTAATTCGCTTTTCTATCGGCTCATCGAAATCGCGGCAGACCTCCCCTTTATGGAAGTCAACGCATTCTGATTCTAAATTCTCCTGTTTGATCGTCGTGCAGTCCATCTGCAGCGCGCCTTTACCAGcggtagtattattattattattattattattattattatttagggctGTCTGTGAGTTCAGAGCCGGTAGCTGGTCACGACTTCTTAAGCCGGGCATTGAATGTGATTCAGAAGTCACGGGGTTCATGCAACACgaaaaaaacagaatatataaaagACATctgaatttaataataataacaattaaaaagcaaagtaTGACGTCGTTTTAGTGCTTAGGGAATACCACGTCACACTGGAACACAGACACGAAATAGTGatacattattatcattattattattattaatagtacgTACCGGTAGGGCGCATGTTAACACTGTAACGACGTGCAATACACAGCATCCATAGCTgtcgttttgtatttttaaaacgtaTCTCACGCATTGCAAACCTCCAGTTACTCCAGCTAGCGCCAGACTGCATTTACAATCAATCTCTCTCATCTGCGCATCGCTGTAGCTGCACGGTGTACTGCGGGGAGGATCCCAGTGCAGATCCTCACAATGCACGCCTTTGCATCTCGAGTAGCGAATGTATTAAACACTATTTCACAGATCCGTTTCTCATGTTTTAATTTCTTAGGGTGGTTTTGCTACCAGAGCCGCCGAGGAAGATTTGCAGCGCGCTGTTGTGACGTCAGAATGGAACGCAGATACGCAGCCAGTAAGAGGAGAGATGGGCGTGGCTTTCCCTATGAACTCAGACATTCGctgtaattataatatatatatatatatctgtttgaACATTTAAAATGTCTAGATTAGATGGTAATAGAAAGCAATGCGCTGTCATGATCTCCAGTGAATAAATCCGCCTGGCGTTTTAAATTCGGGCTGCGCTGTCATATACAGCAGCATCGCCTGCTTCAGAGCTGCTCCGGCACCAAAGGGGTTAACATGCCAGGTATTAATATCATCGCTACCTGGAAAGGTGCAGCGCGACTGGCGAAGGCAGCTCCCCCCGGCGGCGTCTCTCCCCTCCTCCGCCTCTCCTTCGCTGTCGAGCCCCAGAACCACCTTCTCGATATCCGAGTCGGATTCAGAACCCGCCTCCTGTTTGATCCGGGTCAAGTCCATTTCGATGAACTCCCCGTTGACGCCGATAAGTCTGGTTCGGGGGGGTTGGGTCTTGTCCGCCTTCTCCCCGGCGTGGCACGACATTCCGAGATTGAGGTtattataggaaaaaaaaacaattcgaGTGCGATTTCAACCTCACATTATACGCCAAGGATGCGTTTGCATTAGGACCTGTTGTTATTAGTTACACAGTGAAGCGGTCAAACGATGAGAGCGTGTAACTCTGCACCGGTGAATCTTACACCGTCACCGAGCGCAGCGCATACACAACCACGTGGGCTGCACCGTTACGATCAGATTCATCCTCTTCTGAAGAAGAATGCCTTGTGATGAGGTCAGAACAGAACGCGCTGCTGCAGCCAATGAGGGAGCGACGGGGCGGAGCCTCGAAACCCCGCCCCGCTTCGGAAGCAAAGCGACACACGCGTGCAGCTGCAAATccctcattattttattttcattttctttgacCCCTTCGTGCTGATAATTATACCGgcactttcttttttcattgcaCTGTTAACACAACTACCCATTTCCCCTTTTCTAATGTGACAATTTTAGATTACAAACGGAAACTACAGTATATTCTAtatagaaaaattaaaaaatacactatctttttcaatgttttgcaCAAAtctctccccccccaaaaaaaaaaattggggag
Encoded here:
- the LOC117971144 gene encoding uncharacterized protein LOC117971144 isoform X2 — protein: MSCHAGEKADKTQPPRTRLIGVNGEFIEMDLTRIKQEAGSESDSDIEKVVLGLDSEGEAEEGRDAAGGSCLRQSRCTFPAAAPPLSGGPGFGPVDHAPPRKIAAPWDHDDITALISVWGQERFQAELSETFRNIQVFERIAAALRRMGVQRSAVQCRGKIKKLKQEHKRCKESLARGGSEHRAFQHYQQLERVLNRRRAPREPAGVQGRGPGAEEEEEEEETTRDSFFMSDPAGGPPLEPQAPPLSILGPPPEPGTPTALEEAPSSSTAEAAAPTPMAPPKSQRRRKRRGAEKTTLKELLEYLRESDEKLLALQAEFMAAEREERQRDREAASHDHALICGALHRLAEAYSGYLPSHKEIELD
- the LOC117971144 gene encoding uncharacterized protein LOC117971144 isoform X1; the protein is MNPVTSESHSMPGLRSRDQLPALNSQTALNNNNNNNNNNNTTAGKGALQMDCTTIKQENLESECVDFHKGEVCRDFDEPIEKRIKEEQQEEGSDPGDVYEDDVTAGLNIISVKQEDPVPVDSIQIVREAVQHLPALNWAVHDSAVNNRNDTLTAWTVSTSTPSADGRLVNAACLSGGGAAAPPLSGGPGFGPVDHAPPRKIAAPWDHDDITALISVWGQERFQAELSETFRNIQVFERIAAALRRMGVQRSAVQCRGKIKKLKQEHKRCKESLARGGSEHRAFQHYQQLERVLNRRRAPREPAGVQGRGPGAEEEEEEEETTRDSFFMSDPAGGPPLEPQAPPLSILGPPPEPGTPTALEEAPSSSTAEAAAPTPMAPPKSQRRRKRRGAEKTTLKELLEYLRESDEKLLALQAEFMAAEREERQRDREAASHDHALICGALHRLAEAYSGYLPSHKEIELD
- the LOC117971144 gene encoding uncharacterized protein LOC117971144 isoform X3 — protein: MSCHAGEKADKTQPPRTRLIGVNGEFIEMDLTRIKQEAGSESDSDIEKVVLGLDSEGEAEEGRDAAGGSCLRQSRCTFPGKIAAPWDHDDITALISVWGQERFQAELSETFRNIQVFERIAAALRRMGVQRSAVQCRGKIKKLKQEHKRCKESLARGGSEHRAFQHYQQLERVLNRRRAPREPAGVQGRGPGAEEEEEEEETTRDSFFMSDPAGGPPLEPQAPPLSILGPPPEPGTPTALEEAPSSSTAEAAAPTPMAPPKSQRRRKRRGAEKTTLKELLEYLRESDEKLLALQAEFMAAEREERQRDREAASHDHALICGALHRLAEAYSGYLPSHKEIELD